In Nicotiana tabacum cultivar K326 chromosome 2, ASM71507v2, whole genome shotgun sequence, the following proteins share a genomic window:
- the LOC142167832 gene encoding uncharacterized protein LOC142167832: MVPKIRKEYNDADRKAVVKNFHAKRILVCGIGPDEYNRISACQSAKEIWEALQTAHEGATQVKQSKIDMLSTKYELFRMKDDESIQDIQTLFTSIINELHSLGKIVPRNKLVRKVLSVLPSSWESKVNAITEAKDL, translated from the coding sequence ATGGTGCCGAAAATCAGGAAGGAGTACAATGACGCTGACAGGAAAGCTGTAGTGAAGAACTTTCACGCCAAAAGAATTTTGGTGTGTGGTATAGGACCTGATGAATATAACAGGATTTCAGCCTGTCAGTCTgccaaggagatatgggaagctttACAAACGGCACATGAAGGAGCTACTCAAGTAAAGCAGTCCAAGATCGATATGCTCTCCACTAAGTATGAGCTCTTTAGAATGAAGGATGATGAATCCATTCAAGACATACAGACTCTATTCACTTCCATTATAAATGAGCTACACTCTCTTGGAAAAATCGTTCCTAGGAACAAGCTCGTGAGGAAAGTACTTAGTGTTTTACCCAGCTCctgggaaagtaaggtaaatgctATCACTGAAGCCAAGGATCTGTAG